In a genomic window of Acidobacteriota bacterium:
- a CDS encoding amidohydrolase family protein, whose protein sequence is MNWLRSLVASAGLVVIGVVSAAQSEQEIIIRGGEVFTDGALRAADVRIVGATVTEIGTGLAARDADTEDIDASGLLVLPGGIDPHVHLGGIRMDDYTSGSRAALAGGITTISNFGGVADGETPAETLARATPEIEAQTIADVIFHPIVSDPASATTDSLAALAAAGQTTIKVFMVRPTFDARAPGFVTTMHAARENGVLMMMHCEDAAIVRVTSERMVAEGRGSLAYFADARPVEAEEAATQRAVAMAEATGVPMYIVHLSSERALRVAEAAQERGLPVYVETRPIYLHLTRERFEGPTPGLYIGQPPLREQSDLDALWDGIARGTVHVVATDHVAYTREQKLDPAQNVAQHRAGMSNLQVMLPMLYSDGVNDGRISLERFVEVTSSNPARLFGLYPRKGTIAVGSDADLVLWDANETRTIRDEDMFSGSGYSIHAGREVTGWPQLTIRRGEVVYRDGAVLGIAGSGELVRREPWQEPPF, encoded by the coding sequence ATGAACTGGCTGCGCAGTCTCGTCGCCAGCGCCGGACTCGTCGTGATCGGAGTGGTCTCCGCGGCCCAATCGGAACAGGAGATCATCATCCGGGGCGGCGAGGTCTTCACCGACGGCGCACTGCGGGCGGCCGACGTCCGGATCGTCGGCGCGACCGTCACGGAGATCGGAACCGGCCTCGCGGCGCGCGACGCCGACACGGAGGATATCGACGCGAGCGGGCTGCTGGTGCTGCCGGGCGGGATCGATCCCCACGTGCATCTCGGCGGCATCCGGATGGACGACTACACCTCCGGATCGCGCGCGGCGCTCGCCGGCGGCATCACCACCATCTCGAACTTCGGAGGCGTCGCCGACGGGGAAACGCCTGCGGAGACGCTGGCGCGCGCCACACCCGAGATAGAGGCGCAAACCATCGCCGACGTCATCTTCCACCCCATCGTCTCCGATCCGGCCAGCGCCACGACGGACTCGCTGGCGGCGCTCGCAGCCGCCGGCCAGACCACCATCAAGGTGTTCATGGTGCGGCCGACGTTCGACGCCAGAGCTCCCGGCTTCGTCACCACGATGCACGCGGCGCGGGAGAACGGCGTGCTGATGATGATGCACTGCGAGGACGCCGCCATCGTGCGAGTCACCTCGGAACGGATGGTCGCCGAGGGCCGCGGCTCGCTCGCCTACTTCGCCGACGCCCGGCCGGTGGAGGCGGAGGAAGCGGCGACGCAACGCGCGGTGGCGATGGCCGAGGCGACCGGCGTGCCGATGTACATCGTGCACCTGTCGTCGGAACGCGCCCTGCGGGTGGCCGAGGCGGCGCAGGAGCGCGGCCTGCCGGTCTACGTCGAGACGCGCCCCATCTACCTGCACCTGACCCGCGAGCGGTTCGAAGGGCCCACGCCGGGGCTGTACATCGGCCAGCCGCCGCTGCGCGAGCAGAGCGACCTGGACGCCCTCTGGGACGGGATCGCCCGCGGGACCGTCCACGTGGTAGCCACCGATCACGTCGCCTACACGCGCGAGCAGAAGCTCGACCCGGCGCAGAACGTCGCGCAGCACCGGGCCGGCATGAGCAACCTGCAGGTGATGCTGCCGATGCTCTACTCGGACGGCGTCAACGACGGGCGTATCTCCCTGGAGCGGTTCGTGGAGGTCACCTCGTCGAACCCGGCCCGCCTGTTCGGTCTGTATCCGCGCAAGGGGACCATCGCCGTCGGATCGGACGCCGACCTCGTGCTGTGGGACGCGAACGAAACGCGCACGATCCGCGACGAGGACATGTTCTCGGGCAGCGGCTACTCGATCCACGCGGGACGGGAGGTGACCGGCTGGCCGCAGCTCACGATCCGGCGTGGCGAGGTCGTGTACCGGGACGGCGCGGTGCTGGGCATCGCCGGCAGCGGCGAGCTGGTGCGGCGCGAGCCGTGGCAGGAGCCTCCGTTCTAG
- a CDS encoding CvpA family protein → MDLNAFDLLLLVLVGLLVLLGLLKGLTRLLIGIGALVTAFILAARFHGLAAAAVLGAMDIPAPAANLIGYLAIFLGTMLAGALAGRIMRGLLKAAMLGWADRLAGAAAGFVAALLAAALVVLPVIAYVPTGERLLRDSVLAPYVTLFSDLANAVVPEELAEQYRERMDALRGSWRQRWDAAGEEGAGGNGAASRASE, encoded by the coding sequence ATGGATCTGAACGCGTTCGACCTCCTCCTGCTCGTCCTCGTCGGGCTGTTGGTGCTCTTGGGATTGCTCAAGGGACTGACACGCCTGCTGATCGGGATCGGAGCGCTCGTGACCGCGTTCATCCTCGCCGCCCGGTTCCACGGACTGGCCGCCGCGGCGGTGCTGGGCGCGATGGACATCCCGGCGCCGGCCGCGAACCTTATCGGCTACCTGGCGATCTTCCTGGGCACGATGCTGGCCGGCGCGCTGGCCGGGCGCATCATGCGGGGACTGCTCAAGGCGGCGATGCTCGGGTGGGCGGACCGGCTCGCCGGCGCCGCGGCCGGCTTCGTCGCCGCGCTGCTCGCGGCCGCGTTGGTCGTTCTGCCGGTGATCGCCTACGTCCCGACCGGCGAGCGGCTGCTGCGCGATTCCGTGCTCGCCCCCTATGTCACGCTCTTCTCGGACCTCGCGAACGCCGTCGTGCCCGAGGAGCTCGCCGAGCAGTACCGGGAGCGCATGGATGCCCTGCGGGGATCCTGGCGCCAGCGCTGGGACGCGGCAGGCGAAGAAGGAGCCGGCGGCAACGGGGCCGCGAGCCGTGCGTCGGAGTGA